Proteins co-encoded in one Gossypium arboreum isolate Shixiya-1 chromosome 11, ASM2569848v2, whole genome shotgun sequence genomic window:
- the LOC128283873 gene encoding uncharacterized protein LOC128283873, giving the protein MEAYKYMVSGPCKNIKPSNKSEISKKEAIVLYFVVMSLSIEALAMAGVDYVEWGLDIEEWEREDELPPPHLLADDNEKEEEEFMKRHASTRQGFSAFINNTSPPSYNLEDSERSVSELCNPGVVRYWRSKMEKIRFYFMSIAKMMPTLIKLLMISWIERRLNHKLS; this is encoded by the coding sequence ATGGAGGCCTATAAATACATGGTATCTGGTccttgtaaaaatataaaaccgTCCAACAAGTCTGAAATATCTAAAAAAGAAGCCATAGTTTTGTACTTTGTTGTCATGTCACTTTCAATAGAAGCTTTAGCTATGGCGGGGGTGGATTATGTTGAATGGGGTTTAGACATTGAAGAATGGGAGCGTGAGGATGAGCTGCCTCCGCCACATTTACTGGCAGATGACAAcgagaaggaagaagaagaattcATGAAAAGGCATGCTTCGACTAGGCAAGGCTTTTCTGCTTTTATCAACAATACAAGTCCGCCAAGCTACAATCTGGAAGATAGTGAAAGATCAGTGAGTGAGCTTTGCAATCCAGGAGTTGTTCGGTACTGGAGAAGTAAAATGGAGAAGATAAGGTTCTATTTCATGTCAATTGCAAAAATGATGCCAACCTTGATAAAGCTGTTGATGATTTCATGGATTGAACGAAGATTGAACCATAAGTTATCGTGA